From Natrinema amylolyticum, the proteins below share one genomic window:
- a CDS encoding endonuclease Q family protein, with translation MKIRGERECKECGTRWSYYETGSVGCPACGSLRSVGVDERTEHTDLQVAFDLTPVRNAIDDAATDDIADQARDRCREYVRRRGFVNAGTLRELDDTYLAATELLHVADIVAREIHLEDREELYFLSLLRDADRGERPPVEEVPRSLRAARGLAYANAVREYRRDVRTWADDRDLTASERSALETLGEHVKRIRMLDGDVEPGTAERLVEATRDLANGLRGDEFAFSQAQERLDALEFDPID, from the coding sequence ATGAAAATCCGGGGTGAGCGCGAGTGCAAGGAGTGTGGGACCCGCTGGTCGTACTACGAAACCGGCAGCGTCGGCTGTCCGGCCTGTGGGAGCCTCCGAAGCGTCGGCGTCGACGAGCGCACCGAACACACCGATCTGCAGGTCGCGTTCGATCTCACCCCCGTTCGGAACGCGATCGACGACGCCGCGACCGACGATATCGCCGATCAGGCCCGCGACCGCTGTCGCGAGTACGTTCGCCGGCGCGGGTTCGTCAACGCCGGCACCCTCCGCGAGCTCGACGACACCTACCTCGCCGCGACCGAACTGCTCCACGTCGCCGATATCGTTGCCCGAGAGATCCACCTCGAGGACCGCGAAGAGCTGTACTTCCTCTCGCTGCTCCGCGACGCCGATCGGGGCGAGCGCCCACCCGTCGAGGAAGTCCCCCGATCGCTGCGGGCGGCCCGCGGGCTCGCGTACGCGAACGCGGTTCGCGAGTACCGCCGCGACGTTCGGACCTGGGCCGACGACCGCGATCTGACCGCCAGCGAACGAAGCGCCCTCGAGACGCTCGGCGAACACGTCAAGCGCATCCGGATGCTCGACGGCGACGTCGAGCCGGGGACCGCCGAACGGCTCGTCGAGGCGACCCGCGATCTGGCCAACGGCCTGCGCGGCGACGAGTTCGCGTTCTCGCAGGCACAGGAGCGACTGGACGCCCTCGAGTTCGATCCGATCGATTGA
- a CDS encoding bifunctional methylenetetrahydrofolate dehydrogenase/methenyltetrahydrofolate cyclohydrolase, whose amino-acid sequence MTEIIDGNAVASEIRDDLTDAIERLADAGSRPGLATVLMGDDPASQTYVNMKQRDCEEVGIESHHVDVDGDAPPEELFDTIADLNENDDVHGYIVQAPVPDHVDYRDVIRRVDPIKDVDGFHPENVGRLVAGDARFRPCTPHGVQKLLESADIDTEGKDVTIVGRSDIVGKPLANLLIQKADDGNATVTVCHSRTDDLAAKTRSADIVVAAAGVPELVDGSMLEDGTVVIDVGVNRVDADTEKGYELVGDVEFESAKEKASAITPVPGGVGPMTRAMLLYNTVKAASLQEDIDIDLP is encoded by the coding sequence ATGACCGAAATCATCGACGGTAACGCCGTCGCGAGCGAGATTCGGGACGACCTGACGGACGCAATCGAGCGGTTGGCCGACGCGGGTTCGCGGCCGGGACTGGCGACCGTGCTCATGGGCGACGACCCCGCGAGCCAGACCTACGTGAACATGAAACAGCGCGACTGCGAGGAGGTCGGCATCGAGAGCCACCACGTCGACGTCGACGGCGACGCGCCCCCCGAGGAGCTGTTCGACACCATCGCCGATCTCAACGAGAACGACGACGTCCACGGCTACATCGTCCAGGCCCCCGTGCCGGACCACGTCGACTACCGCGACGTGATCCGCCGCGTCGACCCGATCAAGGACGTCGACGGCTTCCACCCCGAGAACGTCGGTCGACTCGTCGCCGGCGACGCCCGCTTCCGTCCCTGCACGCCCCACGGCGTCCAGAAACTGCTCGAGTCCGCCGATATCGACACCGAGGGCAAGGACGTGACCATCGTCGGCCGCTCGGACATCGTCGGCAAACCCCTCGCGAACCTGCTGATCCAGAAGGCCGACGACGGTAACGCGACGGTGACGGTCTGTCACTCCCGCACGGACGACCTCGCCGCGAAGACCCGCAGCGCGGATATCGTCGTCGCCGCCGCCGGCGTCCCGGAACTCGTCGACGGCTCCATGCTCGAGGACGGCACGGTCGTCATCGACGTGGGCGTCAACCGCGTCGACGCAGATACGGAGAAAGGGTACGAACTCGTCGGCGACGTCGAGTTCGAGAGCGCGAAGGAGAAGGCCAGCGCGATCACGCCCGTCCCCGGCGGCGTCGGGCCGATGACCCGCGCGATGTTGCTCTACAACACGGTCAAAGCCGCCAGCCTGCAGGAAGATATCGACATCGACCTGCCCTGA
- a CDS encoding alpha/beta fold hydrolase has product MTDDSATEMYRSRTDALTTDVGDGRPIVFAHGTLMDRTMFAPQLEALRGEYRAVAYDLRARTDRYAPGYDLWDLADDCAAVLDGIGEDSAVIAGMSLGGFMALRFALAYPERVDGLVLIDSMAAPHPEDERAAFSDLVEPYEDVLEPMPRAIAEGSAAELFGETTREENPELVEAWVDRWATYPGKAVYHELNSWLGRPDVTDRLSEIDVPVLIVHGEEDPSLPPSRAEPMLEELPDAEMELILDAGHTANLERPEPTTDAIRSFLDERF; this is encoded by the coding sequence ATGACGGACGATTCCGCAACGGAGATGTATCGATCGCGGACCGACGCGCTGACGACCGACGTCGGCGATGGACGACCGATCGTCTTCGCCCACGGGACGCTGATGGATCGGACGATGTTCGCGCCGCAACTCGAGGCCCTGCGCGGCGAGTATCGGGCCGTCGCCTACGACCTGCGGGCGCGAACGGACCGGTACGCGCCGGGCTACGACCTGTGGGATCTGGCCGACGACTGCGCGGCGGTACTCGACGGGATCGGCGAGGACAGCGCCGTCATCGCCGGTATGTCGCTTGGCGGGTTCATGGCGCTTCGCTTCGCGCTCGCGTATCCGGAGCGCGTCGACGGCCTCGTCCTGATCGACTCGATGGCCGCGCCCCATCCCGAAGACGAACGGGCGGCGTTCAGCGACCTCGTCGAGCCCTACGAAGACGTCCTCGAGCCGATGCCTCGAGCGATCGCCGAGGGGTCGGCGGCCGAGCTGTTCGGCGAGACGACTCGCGAGGAGAACCCCGAACTGGTCGAAGCGTGGGTCGATCGCTGGGCGACCTATCCCGGGAAAGCGGTCTACCACGAACTCAATTCGTGGCTCGGCCGCCCGGACGTGACCGATCGCCTCTCGGAGATCGACGTCCCGGTCCTAATCGTCCACGGCGAGGAGGACCCGTCGCTTCCCCCGTCGCGGGCCGAACCGATGCTCGAGGAGCTGCCCGACGCCGAGATGGAACTGATTCTGGACGCGGGCCACACCGCGAACCTCGAGCGGCCGGAGCCGACCACCGACGCGATTCGCTCGTTCCTCGACGAGCGGTTCTGA
- a CDS encoding beta-lactamase family protein, with amino-acid sequence MARFYACLLNGGELEGTRLFSPETVREWTSLEAETESDPVRGGSPGRFSLGFFLGGLVHDSYGVTAPPSTFGHGGLGSIMGWADPENDLAFAYVTNGIRDGYEHGVRATVMSDTVRHELG; translated from the coding sequence ATGGCTCGCTTCTACGCCTGCCTCCTGAACGGCGGGGAACTCGAGGGGACGCGGCTGTTCAGTCCGGAGACCGTTCGGGAGTGGACCTCGCTCGAGGCGGAGACCGAGTCGGATCCGGTCCGCGGCGGTTCGCCGGGTCGGTTCTCGCTCGGCTTCTTCCTCGGCGGGCTGGTCCACGACTCCTACGGCGTGACCGCCCCGCCGAGTACGTTCGGCCACGGCGGCCTCGGGAGCATTATGGGCTGGGCCGATCCCGAAAACGACCTCGCGTTCGCCTACGTGACCAACGGCATCCGCGACGGGTACGAACACGGGGTCCGCGCGACCGTCATGAGCGATACGGTGCGCCACGAACTCGGTTAG